The Streptomyces sp. NBC_00483 genome contains the following window.
GCTTCTCATCCTCAAGACGCTGAGTTCGATCATCCAGTTCATCGAGAATGCGAACGAGATCTTCCTGACGCGCACCGCGCAGGGCGCTGTTGTCGCTGGTGGACCGCACCTGGATGGCGAGCCCGAGCCCCAGGACGAACAGCAGCACAGCCATGATGAGTTGGGCACGTGACGCGCGCGGCGGCCACAGACCCTTCACGAGCCGCTGCCGCCCGGTCAGTTCGGGTTCGACGACGTCCGGGCCGGCCTCCGGGCGGTCATCCGTGCCGGCCGGCTCCGGTTCGGGCGCCTGGGGTTGGGACGCCTCGGGTTCGGCCGCACCCGCCTCCGCCTCCCGCTCCGCCGCACGGTTCGCCGGCGGCACCTCGGGGGGCAGCTCCTTGGAGAGCTCCTTGCGCAACTGGCCGCTCTCGCCGTCCGGTTGCACGCCCCGCGAGTTCTCGCGGTTCTCTGCGTTCTCTTCGTTCTCGTTCTGACTCATCGGCCTCACGCCCGGAACACATGCCGCCGGATCGCGGCCGCGTTGGAGAAGATGCGGATGCCGAGCACCACGACGACACCGGTCGACAGCTGTGCGCCGACGCCCAACTTGTCGCCCAGGAAGACGATCAGCGCGGCCACGACGACGTTCGACAGGAACGAGACGACGAACACCTTGTCGTCGAAGATCCCGTCCAACATGGCGCGCAGCGCCCCGAACACCGCGTCCAGCGCCGCGACGACGGCGATGGGAAGGTAAGGCTCGACGACCGCCGGAACCTCGGGCCGGACGAAAAGACCGACCACGACTCCCACGACGAGGCCCAGTACGGCGATCACGATGTGCCCTTCTGCTCTGCTCTCGGCTGTGCTGTACGTACGATCACGCTGGGTGCGGCAGGAAGCTCGATGTCGTCCTGAGCCGAAATACTGGTCCTGACCCCGAAGTTCTCCTGCAGTGCATGCAGATAGAGACCGTCGGGGCTGTTCTGGAACCGGGTGCTCAGCCGTTGCCCGTCCCCCACCGCGAGCACCGTGTACGGCGGCACCAGCGGCTTGTTGTCGACCAGTATCGCGTCACCCGCGGCCCTGATCGCGGACAGCGAGGTGAGGCGCTGCCCGTTGATGCTGATGGCCTCGGCGCCGGACTGCCAGAGACCGTTCATGACGCGCTGCATGTCCCGGTCGCGTACGCGGCCCGTGTCCGAGAAACCGTTGCTCTCGCGCGGACCGCTGCCGTCGCCCGTGGTGGCCGACTTCGCGTCGTCGACGACGAGCTTCACACCGGGGCCGTGCACGGCGACGGCGCCGGAGAGCACCCCCGCCAACTCCGCCTGCTCACCACCGTGCTTCTTCAACGCCTCGCGCTGCATCTCCCCCACGCGCCCGCGCAGCGAGTCGACCTGTCCCTCCAGTTGGTCGGCGGACTCGGTCTCCCGGTCGATGCGGTCGATGAGCTCCTCGCGCTCCTTGGCCACCACCGGCGCGGTGACACGGGCCTGCGCCGCCCCCACCGTCACCACGAGAGCGGCGAGCACAAGCCCCGCCGCAAGCCCCAGCTTCGCCCGCAGCGTCTTCGGCAAACCGCTCTGCCCCAGCGCCTCTTTGCGCGCGGTGGCCTCCGCATACCCGTCGTCAAGGCTGTGATCCATGACGTTGGTCAGCAGCGACATGGAGGCGTCGGGGCGCGCGGGGCGCTCTGGGGTGCTCCGTTTGGGGGGCTGCTGCGGCATGCCGCACATCGTCGCACGTCGTGGCCACTGTCACCCAACGACCCCACTGCCCTGCCGCCCGACGCCCGAAATAGGCGTCGAGCAGCAGGGATCCGGGTCAGCGCCCGGCGCTGTCCACGACCGCCGACCACTCGTCGAGCAGTTGCTGCGCCGAGGCGTCGTCCGGCCCCTCGGCCCACAGGTGGGTGACCGCCTCGGCCGGGTCGGGCAGCACCATCACCCAACGTCCGTCGGCCTCCACGACCCGTACACCGTCGGTCGTGTCCACGGACCGCTCGCCCGCCTCCTCCACGACGCGGCGCATGACGAGGCCCTTGACGGCCCACGGCGTCGCCAGATCCCGCTTGAGCACATGCGCCCGCGGAATCCGCGCGTCGATCTGGCTGAGGGTCAACTGCGTACGGGCGACGAGCCCGATGAGCCGCACAAACGCCGCGGCCCCGTCGAACACGCTGCTGAACTCGGGAATGATGAACCCGGCCCGCCCGTCCCCACCGAAGATCGTCCCGTCCTCACGCCCCACGCGCGTCAGGTCATCGGGAGACGTGGTCGTCCACTCGACCTGCGTCCCGTGATACGCGGCGACCTGCTCCGCGATCCGGGTCGTGGTCACGGGCAGCGCCACCCGCCCGCTCCTGCGCTCCGCGGCGACAAGATCGAGCATCACGAGCAACGCCCGGTCGTCCTCGACGATCCGCCCCTTCTCGTCGACCAGCGAAAGCCGCTCACCGACCGGGTCAAACCGCACCCCGAACGCGGCCCGCGCCGAGGCCACGATCTCCCCCAGCCGTACGAGCCCGGACCTGCGGGCGTCCGCGGTCTCCGTGGGCCGCGACTCGTCGAGCCCGGGATTGATCGTCAGGGAGTCGACGCCGAGCCGCCCGAGAAGGCTGGGCAGCACGAGCCCGGCACTTCCGTTCGACGCGTCGACGACCACCTTGAGCCCGGCCTCCGCGACCCCCGTCGTATCGACGTTCCGCAGCAAAGACCCCGTGTACGAGTCGAAGACGCTCGACGGGAAGTGCAGATCGCCGATCTCCCCGGGGAACGCCCTGCGGTACTCCTGCCGCGCGTACACCCGGTCCAGCTTGCGCTGGCTGCCCTGCGAAAGATCCGCCCCGCGCTCGTCGAAGAACATGATGTCGACGGAGTCCGGCACCCCGGGCGTCGTACGGATCATGATCCCGCCGGCACTTCCCCGAGCCGTCTGCTGCCGCGCCACGGGCAGCGGCACATTCTCCAGATCCCTTACGTCCATGGCGCTGGCCTGGAGCGCGGAGATGACGGCCCTCTTGAGCGCACGCGCACCACGGGAGTGGTCACGCGCGGTCGTGACGGTCGACCCCTTCTTGAGCGTCGTCGCGTACGCCCCCGCGAGCCGCACGGCCAGTTCGGGCGTGATCTCGACATTCAGGATCCCGGAGACGCCCCTGGCCCCGAACAGATGGGCCTGCCCACGCGACTCCCAGATGACCGACGTGTTGACGAAGGCGCCTGCCTCGACGGTCTTGAACGGGTAGACCCGCACATTGCCCTGGACGATCGATTCCTCACCGACGAGGCACTCGTCGCCGATGACGGCGCCGTCCTCGATCCGCGCGGCCCGCATGATGTCGGTGTTCTTGCCGACCACGCAGCCGCGGAGATTGCAGTGCTCCCCGATGTAGACGTTGTCGTGCACGACGGCCTTGTGCAGGAAGGCCCCGCTCTTCACGACGACGTTCGAGCCGACGACCGTGTGCTCCCGGATCTCCACATCCGCTTCGACCTTGGCGTAGTCGCCGATGTAGAGCGGCCCACGCAGCACGGCGTCCGGGTGCACTTCAGCACCTTCGGCCACCCACACACCGGGCGAGATCTCGAACCCGTCGAGTTCGACGTCGACCTTTCCTTCGAGGACGTCGGCCTGGGCCTTCACATAGCTCTCGTGTGTGCCGACGTCCTCCCAGTAGCCCTCGGCGACATAGCCGTAGATGGGCTTGCCTTCCTTCATCAGCTGCGGGAAGACATCCCCGGACCAGTCCACCGGGACATCGGCCTCGACGTAGTCGAAGACTTCGGGCTCCATCACGTAGATGCCCGTGTTCACCGTGTCCGAGAAGACCTGTCCCCAGGTCGGCTTCTCGAGGAAGCGCTCGACCTTCCCCTCCTCGTCGACGATGGTGATACCGAATTCCAGCGGATTGGGCACACGCGTCAGACAGACGGTGACGAGCGCACCCTTTTCCTTGTGGAATTCGATGAGCTCGGTGAGGTCGAAATCGGTGAGGGCGTCACCCGAGATGACAAGGAAAGAGTCATCCTTCAGCGCTTCCTCAGCGTTTTTCACGCTGCCGGCAGTGCCGAGTGGCTTCTCCTCATTGGCATAGGTGAGCTCCATTCCAAGCTCTTCGCCGTCCCCGAAGTAGTTCTTGACCAGTGAGGCCAAGAACTGAACGGTGACCACGGTCTCGCTGAGCCCATGCCGCTTGAGCAACCTGAGCACATGCTCCATGATCGGCCGATTGGCCACTGGTAGGAGCGGCTTGGGCATACTCGAGGTCATGGGGCGAAGGCGTGTGCCTTCGCCTCCGGCCATCACGACGGCCTTCATGTCGGAAGCGTCCTCCTTGAAGAGACGACGGTCTAGCCGACTTCACCCGCCCTGAATGGCCCGCACTTGTCACGGCGGGCCATCTGGCCCCGCCAACGCGCAATGGCGAGTTCAATCGGCCATGGAGTCCGCCCGGACAAGACGGCGGACTTGAACCACGTAGAGGATCCCTGCCCACCAGTACAGCGTCGTACCCCATCCGGCGAACGCCCATCCGAAAATAGCAGCGAGTTCGTGGATCCAGCCCGTTCCGTCGCTGAGAAGCAGCAAGGGG
Protein-coding sequences here:
- a CDS encoding small basic family protein, yielding MIAVLGLVVGVVVGLFVRPEVPAVVEPYLPIAVVAALDAVFGALRAMLDGIFDDKVFVVSFLSNVVVAALIVFLGDKLGVGAQLSTGVVVVLGIRIFSNAAAIRRHVFRA
- a CDS encoding DUF881 domain-containing protein, with product MCGMPQQPPKRSTPERPARPDASMSLLTNVMDHSLDDGYAEATARKEALGQSGLPKTLRAKLGLAAGLVLAALVVTVGAAQARVTAPVVAKEREELIDRIDRETESADQLEGQVDSLRGRVGEMQREALKKHGGEQAELAGVLSGAVAVHGPGVKLVVDDAKSATTGDGSGPRESNGFSDTGRVRDRDMQRVMNGLWQSGAEAISINGQRLTSLSAIRAAGDAILVDNKPLVPPYTVLAVGDGQRLSTRFQNSPDGLYLHALQENFGVRTSISAQDDIELPAAPSVIVRTAQPRAEQKGTS
- a CDS encoding mannose-1-phosphate guanyltransferase, encoding MKAVVMAGGEGTRLRPMTSSMPKPLLPVANRPIMEHVLRLLKRHGLSETVVTVQFLASLVKNYFGDGEELGMELTYANEEKPLGTAGSVKNAEEALKDDSFLVISGDALTDFDLTELIEFHKEKGALVTVCLTRVPNPLEFGITIVDEEGKVERFLEKPTWGQVFSDTVNTGIYVMEPEVFDYVEADVPVDWSGDVFPQLMKEGKPIYGYVAEGYWEDVGTHESYVKAQADVLEGKVDVELDGFEISPGVWVAEGAEVHPDAVLRGPLYIGDYAKVEADVEIREHTVVGSNVVVKSGAFLHKAVVHDNVYIGEHCNLRGCVVGKNTDIMRAARIEDGAVIGDECLVGEESIVQGNVRVYPFKTVEAGAFVNTSVIWESRGQAHLFGARGVSGILNVEITPELAVRLAGAYATTLKKGSTVTTARDHSRGARALKRAVISALQASAMDVRDLENVPLPVARQQTARGSAGGIMIRTTPGVPDSVDIMFFDERGADLSQGSQRKLDRVYARQEYRRAFPGEIGDLHFPSSVFDSYTGSLLRNVDTTGVAEAGLKVVVDASNGSAGLVLPSLLGRLGVDSLTINPGLDESRPTETADARRSGLVRLGEIVASARAAFGVRFDPVGERLSLVDEKGRIVEDDRALLVMLDLVAAERRSGRVALPVTTTRIAEQVAAYHGTQVEWTTTSPDDLTRVGREDGTIFGGDGRAGFIIPEFSSVFDGAAAFVRLIGLVARTQLTLSQIDARIPRAHVLKRDLATPWAVKGLVMRRVVEEAGERSVDTTDGVRVVEADGRWVMVLPDPAEAVTHLWAEGPDDASAQQLLDEWSAVVDSAGR